GCGCCTGGCACTCCACGAGACGCATGAGGCACCGCCGGCCACCAATCCGCAACGGCTCCTCTCGGAGCAGGTCATTCACCGAGCGGGTGAACTCTGCAAAGAAGCTCTCCACCTCAGCGGCGCTCAGCACAGTGTCGGCATCGGTGTCGATCATGTTACGAATGTGCGGCGCAATCTGGCCGAGGTAGAGGGATTCGTACTGCACGGTGATGAGGGTCGGGTCGACGTGTACCCAAATCTGGTCGCGCATCTCTTCGGGGGTTTGGGAAAAGCGGTAACCGTGCGCGGCCAGCCGCTGGGTGAGCGTCACCAAGAGGAGAAGCGCTGCATACCGACTCGTCACCATGGGGTAGCATGCGAAAAGGGTAGTGCCCTGGGGCAGGACGGGACGGGGCTTGGGCCGCAGAGGCCACCCGTTGGCAACGGCCCTCTTTTTCCGCGCTGCCGCAATCGCCTAGAACTGCGCATTGACGCCTATCCGCTGCGCAGCGCCCAGCAGGCTAAAGTCGCTGTAAGCGTAGTCCAGTCGCAGGCGTAGCCCACCCACATCCAATTGCAGGCCGCCGCCGAAGGAGTAGCGCGCCACATCATGATTGAGACGATAGCCGCCCCGAAGGAAGAGAAGATTCTGGTAGCACCACTCCGCGCCAACCTCCCCCAAAGGGCGTCCATCGTTGGGCTTCATGGCGGAAAAACTCACCGCCAGCCTCTGTGCCTCCGCGTCGATGGCGTTGATGGCCAAACCAAAGGTAAAGTTCGTAGGCAACGGATACGATTCGTGCACGAACTTGACTTCGGAACCGAAATTGCCGATCTTCATGCCGAAGCGAAAACCCCGGAAGTGCGTCACATAGAGCACAGCAATGTCCACCGCCACAGCCTCGCCGACAAAATCGGAATAAAGCGACATGCGAATGTAGTTGAGGGTGCCGCCAAAGGTGACACGGTCGGTCAAATAGCGCGCGTAGCTGAGCCCGACACGATAGTTGCCAGCGTAAAAGGTCTCACCTGTACCGTCTGGCTGCAAGGGCGTACGCACCTTCATCTCGTCGGTGTAAAGCGCGGTGGCGGACAGCGCAAAGGTGCCGGCGCGGCCAAAGGTGCGGGCCGCCGCCACATAGTCGTGGTTGATGCCCGCAAACCAGCCCGTATGGGTGAAGGCCACGGCAGTGCCCGGAATCCACGCCAGAGCAGCCGGGTTGTAGTGAGCCGCCTCAGCGCCGTCGACCATGGCGATGAAAGCATCGCCCATGCCTGCACCCCGGGCGCTGACGCCTATTTTCAGGAACTGCGCATCAGTGCTGCCGGGACGTTCATACTGCGCGACGACCAAGGTTGGCAGCAGCAGCGCCACCCCCAACCACTTTCGGTACGCAAGCTTCATCCCTTTTCCCATACGACCAACGGTCCTTTATTTGATCACCACGAACTTGC
This genomic window from Calditrichota bacterium contains:
- a CDS encoding PorV/PorQ family protein, with product MKLAYRKWLGVALLLPTLVVAQYERPGSTDAQFLKIGVSARGAGMGDAFIAMVDGAEAAHYNPAALAWIPGTAVAFTHTGWFAGINHDYVAAARTFGRAGTFALSATALYTDEMKVRTPLQPDGTGETFYAGNYRVGLSYARYLTDRVTFGGTLNYIRMSLYSDFVGEAVAVDIAVLYVTHFRGFRFGMKIGNFGSEVKFVHESYPLPTNFTFGLAINAIDAEAQRLAVSFSAMKPNDGRPLGEVGAEWCYQNLLFLRGGYRLNHDVARYSFGGGLQLDVGGLRLRLDYAYSDFSLLGAAQRIGVNAQF